Proteins encoded by one window of Superficieibacter sp. HKU1:
- a CDS encoding HpcH/HpaI aldolase/citrate lyase family protein: protein MMKRLSPWNLGATLYMPATRTDIADAILNVKVEGLRSLVICLEDAVSEEDVPAALSNLQVLLDVLAKAKATDGSSHWPLVFIRPRDVEMGAQLARTLNLSPVDGLVLPKFTLASLPAWWAFIQHTHLCIMPTLETEEVFDVEQMRQLAMSLLDHPCHQRLIALRIGGNDLMNVIALRRPRHLTLYDGPMGYVIKMLVSVFATRGFALTAPVCEHIDDHDIMDKELALDMAHGLVGKTAIHPNQISKIEAALRVSDNDYADALRILNSSQAVFKSLGAMCEPATHRRWASAVIERAQVYGIISEREHGGIVRVPLSQQS, encoded by the coding sequence ATGATGAAACGACTTTCCCCCTGGAATCTTGGGGCAACGCTGTATATGCCTGCCACCCGCACGGACATTGCCGATGCGATCCTGAATGTCAAAGTTGAGGGGCTACGGTCGCTGGTGATCTGCCTCGAAGACGCCGTTAGCGAAGAGGATGTTCCTGCCGCGCTCAGTAACCTGCAGGTTCTGCTTGATGTGCTGGCGAAAGCCAAAGCCACCGACGGCAGTTCCCACTGGCCGCTGGTGTTTATTCGTCCGCGGGATGTCGAGATGGGCGCGCAGCTGGCCCGGACGCTGAATCTGAGTCCGGTTGACGGGCTGGTGCTGCCTAAGTTTACCCTGGCATCGTTACCGGCATGGTGGGCATTCATTCAGCATACCCATTTATGCATAATGCCGACGCTGGAAACCGAAGAGGTTTTCGACGTCGAACAAATGCGCCAGCTGGCGATGTCGCTGCTCGACCATCCCTGCCATCAACGACTTATCGCATTGCGTATTGGCGGTAACGATCTGATGAACGTGATCGCCCTGCGTCGTCCCCGGCATCTGACGCTGTACGACGGGCCGATGGGCTATGTCATCAAAATGCTGGTCTCCGTCTTTGCCACCCGCGGTTTTGCATTGACCGCCCCCGTCTGTGAACACATTGACGATCACGACATTATGGACAAAGAACTGGCGCTGGATATGGCGCATGGTCTGGTAGGAAAAACGGCAATTCATCCTAACCAGATAAGCAAAATAGAGGCGGCGCTGAGAGTATCGGATAACGATTATGCAGACGCATTGCGGATCCTGAACTCCTCACAGGCGGTTTTCAAATCGCTGGGTGCCATGTGTGAGCCTGCGACGCATCGCCGCTGGGCGTCGGCGGTTATAGAACGCGCTCAGGTCTACGGCATTATTAGCGAACGCGAACACGGCGGCATTGTCCGCGTTCCGTTGTCGCAGCAAAGCTGA
- a CDS encoding VWA domain-containing protein, which yields MRRLPVYLLIDTSGSMRGESIHAVNVGVQAMLSALRQDPYALESVHISIITFDNEAREHTKLSALENFQFTDIVVPSAGGTFTGAALECLVACVDRDVRRSDGDRKGDWRPLVFLMTDGTPSDAWAYGEAIKEVKKRAFGSIIACAVGPKARHEHLKQLTDTVVALETLDSTAFAGFFKWVSASVASGSTSAGVNASADTLPPPPPEIQLVL from the coding sequence ATGAGAAGACTCCCTGTTTATCTGCTCATTGATACCTCCGGATCGATGCGCGGCGAATCTATTCACGCGGTTAACGTTGGCGTACAGGCAATGCTCAGCGCGCTGCGCCAGGATCCCTACGCGCTTGAAAGCGTGCATATTTCGATTATCACCTTTGATAACGAAGCGCGTGAGCACACAAAACTCTCCGCGCTGGAAAACTTTCAGTTCACCGATATCGTGGTGCCCAGCGCTGGAGGCACCTTCACCGGCGCGGCGCTGGAATGCCTCGTGGCCTGTGTCGATCGCGACGTGCGGCGTTCGGATGGCGATCGGAAAGGCGACTGGCGGCCGCTGGTATTCCTGATGACCGACGGTACCCCGTCTGATGCCTGGGCTTACGGGGAAGCGATCAAAGAGGTTAAAAAGCGCGCCTTCGGCTCTATCATCGCCTGTGCGGTAGGCCCCAAAGCGCGCCACGAACACCTGAAGCAACTGACGGACACCGTTGTGGCGTTAGAGACGCTCGATTCAACCGCCTTCGCCGGATTCTTCAAGTGGGTGTCGGCGAGTGTCGCCTCGGGCAGCACCAGTGCGGGAGTTAATGCCAGCGCGGATACGCTCCCTCCTCCGCCGCCAGAAATTCAACTGGTGCTGTAA
- a CDS encoding cysteine protease StiP family protein, protein MREDTIFSGSYLPEDVHFLLQPVQMEMTPVELKEEYIQSGKKHYSEMLSQEPEPTPWHIDLFRRSLDRGAERLATEVQQLANALVAQFGDTPIVLASLVRAGVPLGVMLQQALREMGRTSFHYGISIIRDRGIDTAALDWIESRHGTDGIVFVDGWTGKGAITGELIKSLKERPGYPAVPRLVVLADPCGRAWLSASDDDWLIPFGIMGAPVSGLISRSIWTQQGFHGCVQCDHLAAWECSRTLVDTVAEQRRRLHDVPALSLVSSDKALLRETSDRVVSTLASRYQVDSINRIKPGIAEATRAVLRRVPDHVFVRAIDDPDVALLVALARDKGIAIAEVGDAIGQYRAVTIIKKVR, encoded by the coding sequence ATGCGTGAAGACACGATTTTCTCAGGCTCTTATCTGCCTGAAGACGTTCATTTTCTTCTTCAGCCGGTGCAGATGGAAATGACGCCGGTTGAGTTGAAAGAAGAATATATTCAGTCCGGCAAAAAACACTATTCAGAAATGCTCAGTCAGGAGCCTGAACCGACGCCGTGGCACATCGATCTGTTTCGCCGTTCGCTCGATCGGGGCGCGGAACGTCTCGCGACTGAGGTGCAGCAACTTGCTAATGCCCTGGTGGCCCAGTTCGGTGATACTCCCATCGTTCTGGCAAGCCTGGTGCGCGCAGGCGTGCCGCTGGGCGTAATGTTACAGCAGGCGCTGCGCGAGATGGGCAGAACCTCCTTTCATTACGGCATCAGCATTATTCGCGATCGTGGCATTGATACCGCCGCGCTGGACTGGATAGAATCCCGCCACGGCACTGACGGTATCGTCTTCGTCGACGGCTGGACCGGAAAAGGTGCTATTACCGGCGAACTGATTAAATCGCTGAAAGAACGTCCGGGCTACCCGGCAGTGCCTCGTCTCGTTGTCCTGGCCGATCCTTGTGGCCGGGCCTGGCTGTCGGCCAGCGACGATGACTGGCTAATCCCCTTCGGCATTATGGGGGCGCCCGTGTCAGGGCTGATTTCTCGTTCGATCTGGACGCAACAGGGTTTTCACGGCTGCGTGCAGTGCGATCATCTTGCCGCCTGGGAGTGCAGCCGCACGCTGGTCGACACCGTAGCCGAACAGCGCCGACGCCTGCACGACGTCCCGGCGCTGTCACTAGTAAGTTCCGACAAAGCGCTGCTGCGCGAAACCAGTGACCGGGTTGTCAGCACCCTGGCCAGCCGTTACCAGGTCGACAGTATTAACCGTATTAAACCCGGCATCGCTGAAGCGACGCGAGCGGTGCTACGCCGGGTGCCCGATCACGTATTTGTTCGTGCCATAGACGATCCTGATGTCGCCTTACTTGTCGCGCTGGCGCGAGATAAAGGCATTGCGATCGCTGAGGTTGGCGATGCTATCGGGCAGTATCGCGCCGTCACCATCATTAAGAAGGTGCGCTGA
- a CDS encoding protein phosphatase 2C domain-containing protein, with protein sequence MDDNMPLKKKILALIIAEKDLTLTPEEQRSLSHDDVLAAEISAIIGKVSARTASEPEAEAEKVSDASEDNLPTVAGENAPAEEPADPAPWQKMPYDELNETAPREAEPVSKPAERLKPGQVPAHPAEACSPSPGAPNARIVIANARAGAPFHCAVEITLDNGERAGIDEIIFDESIGLTFDRAEGTLSGTPTTSGDIEMTVKWSCPSYPEGVSRVTFIVNPDPRTLWKDIDPPEEDRYYKTNVDHQLIKHPGVTIAAASRRGRSHAHVGSFRDDDFYINASEESGWSVMLVADGAGSASNSRQGSRIATDTAGNYLFDQLKGDKGLALKKQIIQWNTDDQRQIWDYFYRQFSLASALAVNNINHEAKIAGEKSKSYSTTLLALVSFREGDEIFAAAFWLGDGAIAAYGPTGKVRVLGMPDSGEYAGQTRFLDAETIQDAEFSKRIIIGRWKEISHLVLMTDGVSDPCFETDNGLQNPQKWDALIAELTPHLDDGENAAEKLVEWLNFFSPGNHDDRTIVVSW encoded by the coding sequence ATGGACGACAATATGCCCCTGAAAAAAAAGATCCTGGCTCTGATTATTGCCGAGAAGGATCTGACCCTGACGCCGGAGGAACAACGATCCCTCAGTCATGACGATGTGCTTGCCGCCGAAATCAGCGCGATCATCGGGAAAGTCAGTGCGCGCACGGCGTCAGAGCCTGAAGCTGAAGCTGAAAAAGTGAGCGACGCTTCTGAGGATAATTTGCCGACAGTAGCGGGCGAGAATGCCCCGGCTGAAGAACCTGCCGACCCTGCGCCGTGGCAAAAAATGCCTTATGACGAACTCAATGAAACAGCGCCCCGGGAAGCCGAACCCGTGAGTAAACCGGCTGAACGATTAAAACCCGGCCAGGTACCCGCGCATCCGGCCGAAGCGTGTTCCCCCTCGCCCGGAGCCCCCAATGCGCGGATCGTTATTGCTAACGCGCGGGCCGGCGCGCCTTTCCACTGCGCAGTTGAGATTACCCTCGATAATGGCGAGCGCGCCGGGATCGACGAGATTATTTTCGACGAGTCTATTGGCCTGACGTTTGATCGCGCTGAAGGCACGCTGTCAGGCACGCCAACGACCAGCGGTGACATTGAGATGACGGTGAAATGGTCCTGCCCGTCATATCCTGAAGGCGTATCCAGAGTCACGTTTATCGTTAATCCCGATCCGCGCACGTTGTGGAAAGATATCGATCCTCCTGAAGAAGACCGGTATTACAAAACCAATGTCGATCATCAGCTGATTAAACACCCTGGCGTGACCATTGCCGCGGCCAGCCGCCGTGGCCGCTCCCACGCCCACGTTGGCTCGTTCCGCGATGATGACTTTTACATTAACGCCAGCGAGGAGAGCGGCTGGAGCGTGATGCTGGTCGCCGATGGCGCAGGCAGCGCCAGCAATTCGCGTCAGGGCTCCCGGATTGCCACCGACACAGCAGGTAACTACCTGTTTGATCAGCTCAAAGGCGATAAGGGTCTGGCGCTCAAAAAACAAATTATCCAGTGGAACACCGACGATCAGCGGCAGATTTGGGACTATTTCTACCGCCAGTTCAGTCTGGCCTCCGCGCTGGCGGTCAACAATATCAACCATGAAGCCAAAATCGCCGGTGAGAAAAGTAAATCCTACTCAACGACGTTGTTAGCGCTGGTCTCTTTTCGCGAAGGCGATGAGATTTTTGCGGCTGCGTTCTGGCTGGGCGACGGTGCTATTGCTGCCTATGGCCCGACGGGAAAAGTTCGCGTGCTGGGCATGCCGGACAGCGGTGAATATGCGGGTCAGACACGTTTTCTGGATGCTGAAACCATCCAGGATGCGGAATTCAGCAAGCGCATCATTATCGGCCGCTGGAAAGAGATTTCTCACCTGGTGCTGATGACGGATGGCGTGTCCGATCCCTGCTTTGAAACGGATAACGGGCTGCAAAATCCACAGAAATGGGATGCGCTGATCGCTGAGCTGACGCCGCACCTTGATGACGGGGAAAACGCGGCGGAAAAACTGGTGGAATGGCTGAACTTCTTTTCGCCAGGCAATCACGACGATCGCACTATCGTGGTCTCATGGTGA
- a CDS encoding VWA domain-containing protein: MRRLPVYLLLDTSGSMNGEPIEAVKNGVQTLLTTLKQDPYALETAYVSVITFDSSARQAVPLTDLLSFKLPDLVASGTTALGEALSLTADAISREVQKTTAETRGDWRPLVFIMTDGSPTDDWRKGVSAFKAARTGVVVACAAGHSAETKVLQEITEIVLQLDTADSTTIKAFFKWVSASISVGSQKVESKKEVIGLDDLPPPPPEVNVVL; the protein is encoded by the coding sequence ATGCGAAGACTTCCTGTTTATTTACTTCTCGACACGTCTGGTTCGATGAACGGTGAACCCATCGAAGCGGTCAAGAACGGGGTGCAAACCCTGCTGACAACCCTCAAGCAAGATCCCTACGCGCTCGAAACCGCGTATGTTTCCGTCATCACCTTTGATTCCTCCGCGCGCCAGGCCGTGCCCTTAACCGATCTGCTTAGCTTTAAACTCCCCGATCTGGTTGCCAGCGGGACCACCGCTTTGGGCGAAGCGCTTTCCCTGACCGCCGACGCTATTTCTCGTGAAGTTCAAAAAACTACGGCAGAGACCAGGGGAGACTGGCGTCCGCTGGTTTTTATCATGACCGACGGTTCGCCAACGGATGACTGGCGTAAAGGCGTCAGCGCATTTAAAGCCGCCAGAACAGGGGTGGTGGTTGCCTGTGCTGCCGGACATTCTGCAGAAACCAAGGTCCTGCAGGAAATCACCGAGATTGTGTTGCAACTGGATACCGCCGATTCCACCACCATTAAAGCATTCTTTAAGTGGGTTTCCGCCAGTATTTCCGTCGGCAGCCAGAAGGTTGAATCTAAAAAAGAGGTGATTGGGCTGGATGATTTACCGCCGCCTCCACCGGAAGTTAACGTCGTTTTGTAA
- a CDS encoding TerD family protein, whose product MSVSLRKGQGVSLRKNEYDLSSVTIGLGWDINEEKKGFLGSVFGKKEEEYDLDVIAFLCDAQGKVTDLGDQENGKPTLVNGDIIFFNSLRHKTGNIWLTGDNRTGAGDGDDEQIIVKLNTLEPRYEKIVFIVQIYNGERLKQHFGKVKNAFIRAVDARNIEMARFDLSGGAAFNNQCSMLFAELVREPSGWKLNAVGEPSESDTFVTHLKSYI is encoded by the coding sequence ATGTCAGTCAGTTTACGCAAGGGGCAAGGCGTCAGCCTGCGAAAAAATGAATACGATCTCTCTTCCGTTACCATTGGTCTGGGATGGGACATTAACGAAGAGAAGAAAGGATTTTTAGGGAGCGTGTTTGGCAAAAAAGAAGAAGAGTACGATCTCGACGTTATTGCTTTTTTGTGCGACGCCCAGGGAAAAGTGACTGATTTGGGCGACCAGGAGAACGGCAAGCCGACGCTGGTCAATGGCGACATCATCTTTTTTAACAGCCTGCGACATAAGACAGGCAACATCTGGCTGACCGGCGATAACCGTACCGGGGCGGGCGACGGCGACGATGAGCAAATTATTGTGAAGCTCAATACCCTCGAACCACGCTATGAAAAAATCGTTTTCATCGTGCAAATTTACAACGGCGAACGCCTTAAACAGCATTTTGGCAAAGTGAAGAACGCCTTTATTCGCGCGGTTGATGCACGCAATATTGAAATGGCACGCTTTGATCTCTCAGGCGGGGCTGCATTCAATAATCAGTGTTCCATGCTGTTCGCCGAGCTGGTCAGGGAGCCGAGCGGCTGGAAACTCAACGCCGTCGGTGAGCCGTCTGAATCCGACACCTTCGTTACGCATTTAAAGAGCTATATCTGA
- a CDS encoding lipopolysaccharide kinase InaA family protein, with product MANIVTCTTRDGKTVHYVDDIIGSGSMKDVYFSPDKSYVVAFYKKPQNEQARERIDMITSRYRPNIFEQAGGDYWKDLFCWPTSVVEHDGKIGIVVPTYQSHFFFKYGSKNNDFLGIRGREKEGKWFASANNQNKFLDPREKGNTLTYLKVCLLLSRAVRRMHAAGLCHSDLSYKNVLIDPEQGHACIIDVDGLVVPGKFPPDVVGTPDFIAPEVVKTSHLEKDDPRRVLPSILTDRHALSVLIYMYLFYRHPLRGGKIHDLDDEMRDESLSMGENALFIEHPVDRSNAVKLNQLSPSSLPWADPQKIPYTIMGPYLTPLFNRAFIEGLHDPQRRPTADEWESALVKTVDLIQPCQNPGCEQKWYVFSGKTKPVCPYCGTPYKGKLPILNLYSSRKAGNFRPDDHRLMVWSGQSLFAWHVNRLVAPNERTTEAQKKRVGYFVFHNDRWWLVNEGIPGLMSLPDKTAIAIGEKLALDDGTQFVLSTEEGGRLVVVQLISN from the coding sequence ATGGCAAATATCGTAACGTGTACCACCCGGGACGGCAAAACCGTTCACTATGTGGATGACATCATTGGCTCTGGCTCAATGAAGGATGTCTATTTTTCGCCGGATAAAAGCTATGTAGTGGCGTTTTATAAAAAACCGCAGAATGAGCAGGCCCGCGAGCGAATTGACATGATCACGAGCCGCTATCGGCCCAATATTTTTGAGCAGGCAGGCGGCGACTACTGGAAGGATCTTTTCTGCTGGCCAACCAGCGTAGTGGAGCATGATGGAAAGATTGGTATTGTGGTACCCACCTACCAAAGCCACTTCTTTTTCAAATATGGCTCCAAAAATAACGATTTTCTCGGCATTCGCGGGCGCGAAAAAGAGGGCAAATGGTTTGCCAGCGCCAACAATCAGAACAAATTTCTCGATCCACGAGAAAAAGGCAACACGCTGACCTATCTCAAGGTCTGCTTGTTGTTGAGCCGCGCGGTAAGGCGTATGCATGCGGCGGGGCTGTGTCATAGCGATCTGAGTTACAAAAACGTCCTGATCGACCCGGAGCAAGGTCACGCCTGCATTATTGATGTCGATGGTCTTGTGGTGCCGGGAAAATTTCCACCGGATGTGGTGGGCACGCCGGATTTTATTGCGCCGGAAGTGGTTAAAACCAGCCATCTGGAAAAAGACGATCCGCGCCGGGTTTTGCCGAGCATTCTGACGGACAGGCACGCGCTGTCCGTGCTGATTTATATGTATCTGTTTTATCGCCATCCGCTTCGGGGCGGAAAAATTCACGATCTGGACGATGAAATGCGCGACGAATCCCTGTCGATGGGCGAAAACGCGTTATTTATCGAGCACCCGGTCGATCGCAGTAATGCGGTGAAGCTCAACCAGCTCTCACCCTCGTCGCTGCCGTGGGCCGATCCGCAGAAGATCCCTTACACCATCATGGGACCTTATCTTACGCCGCTGTTTAACCGGGCGTTTATCGAGGGGTTGCACGATCCACAGCGTCGCCCTACTGCGGACGAATGGGAATCGGCACTGGTGAAAACGGTCGATCTTATCCAGCCGTGCCAGAATCCTGGCTGCGAGCAGAAATGGTACGTTTTTTCAGGTAAAACCAAACCGGTTTGCCCATATTGTGGCACGCCTTATAAAGGGAAACTGCCGATCCTCAATCTGTACTCGTCACGCAAAGCGGGCAATTTCCGGCCTGACGATCATCGTCTGATGGTCTGGAGTGGGCAGTCATTGTTCGCCTGGCATGTGAACCGCTTAGTGGCCCCCAATGAGCGCACCACTGAAGCTCAGAAGAAACGGGTCGGCTATTTTGTGTTCCACAACGATCGCTGGTGGCTGGTGAATGAAGGCATTCCGGGCCTGATGTCGTTGCCTGACAAAACGGCCATTGCGATCGGGGAAAAACTGGCGCTGGACGACGGAACTCAGTTCGTGCTTTCAACAGAAGAAGGTGGCCGGCTGGTGGTGGTGCAGCTGATCTCAAATTAA
- a CDS encoding TerY-C metal binding domain-containing protein yields MRRLPVFFVLDCSESMIGDNLKKMNDGLQMIVSDLRKDPHALETAWISVIAFAGIARTIVPLHEVLSFYPPRLPVGSGTNLGAALRELMTQIDTQVRKTTVERKGDWKPVVYLLTDGHPTDDATADIKRWKEHYARKVNLIGIGLGPSADLNTLRQLSENVFHFNEAHEGDFTRFIKWITASVTAHSRSVGEEAPPPAVHTDYLVKLAKDDVARACDETCVTLAGRCSKSRRPYLIKYERPPVNLSGLDFNLNINGFTLAGCYPIDEDYFEWSDPSASSMQVNTSELHGVPGCPHCGNASAFALCRCGRLLCINGPDDIICPWCETALTFRNSDDNDFDVSRGKG; encoded by the coding sequence GTGAGACGACTTCCGGTATTTTTTGTTCTGGACTGCTCAGAATCCATGATTGGCGACAATCTGAAAAAGATGAATGATGGTCTGCAAATGATCGTCAGCGACCTGAGAAAAGATCCGCATGCTCTCGAAACGGCGTGGATTTCGGTGATTGCCTTTGCCGGTATCGCCAGAACCATAGTTCCGCTGCATGAGGTTCTGTCGTTTTATCCCCCGCGCCTGCCGGTGGGCAGCGGTACGAATCTCGGTGCCGCACTGCGTGAGCTGATGACGCAAATCGATACTCAGGTTCGCAAAACGACCGTCGAACGCAAAGGTGACTGGAAACCGGTGGTATACCTGTTAACCGACGGGCATCCGACTGACGATGCCACCGCCGATATCAAACGCTGGAAAGAACATTACGCCCGCAAAGTGAATCTGATTGGGATTGGGCTCGGCCCTTCCGCCGATCTTAATACGCTACGCCAGCTGTCAGAAAATGTGTTCCATTTCAACGAAGCGCATGAGGGTGATTTCACCCGCTTTATAAAATGGATCACGGCGTCCGTCACCGCCCACAGCCGCAGCGTAGGCGAGGAAGCGCCACCGCCAGCGGTCCATACCGATTATCTGGTGAAGCTGGCGAAGGATGATGTAGCGCGGGCCTGCGATGAAACCTGTGTTACCCTCGCCGGGCGATGCAGCAAATCGCGCCGCCCCTACCTCATCAAATATGAACGTCCGCCGGTGAATCTTTCCGGGCTGGATTTCAATCTGAATATTAACGGCTTTACTCTCGCAGGCTGTTACCCCATTGATGAAGATTATTTCGAGTGGAGCGATCCCTCAGCCTCATCCATGCAGGTGAATACCAGTGAATTACACGGCGTACCGGGTTGTCCACACTGCGGCAATGCCAGCGCATTTGCCCTGTGTCGCTGCGGACGATTGCTGTGCATTAACGGCCCCGACGATATTATCTGCCCGTGGTGCGAAACCGCGTTAACGTTCAGAAATAGCGATGACAATGACTTTGATGTCAGCAGAGGTAAAGGATAA
- a CDS encoding tellurium resistance protein TerW: MLLSSRQERVFKLATILGTGKQVSASYILELLECSEPTLTRALKELRESYAADIKYSKAVHAYQIMNFGSLDKKALRRMTESLNANAELKKVDATRWVDLDKDKKTAVSLSLRMSILRKIDRYAFANDKTRSEAVELLTEKAFELLQNERVNTRK; encoded by the coding sequence ATGCTATTAAGCTCCCGACAAGAACGCGTATTCAAACTGGCGACGATCCTGGGGACCGGCAAGCAGGTCTCTGCAAGTTATATTCTTGAGCTTCTGGAATGCTCCGAACCTACCCTTACCAGAGCGCTTAAAGAATTACGGGAGTCCTATGCGGCGGATATTAAATACAGTAAGGCCGTCCATGCCTACCAGATAATGAATTTTGGCTCGCTGGATAAAAAAGCGCTGCGACGAATGACCGAGTCGCTGAACGCCAATGCGGAACTGAAAAAAGTAGACGCAACCCGCTGGGTCGATCTGGACAAAGATAAGAAAACAGCGGTCTCGCTTTCACTGCGTATGAGCATTTTGCGCAAAATTGACCGTTACGCGTTTGCCAATGACAAAACCCGCAGCGAAGCCGTTGAGTTGTTAACGGAGAAAGCGTTCGAACTGCTACAAAATGAACGCGTCAATACCAGGAAATAG
- a CDS encoding zinc-dependent alcohol dehydrogenase — protein sequence MKALTYHGPHKVSVDTHPDPIIEASDDIILRVTATAICGSDLHLYRGKIPGTGHGDIFGHEFMGEVVETGKDVTAVSRGDRVVIPFVIACGNCFFCQLEQYSACETTNSGKGAALNRKTITPPAALFGYSKLYGGVPGGQAEYVRVPKANTGPFKVPRVLSDDKVLFLTDILPTAWQAVKNAEIKKGSSVAIFGAGPVGLLSAACARYSGAEKIFMIDHHDYRLDFARQCYGVIPINFDKNDDPAAWIIENTDNHRGVDAVIDAVGFEAKGSLTETVLSNLKIEGSSGKALRQCIAAVRRGGIVSVPGVYAGFIHGFLFGDAFDKGLTFKMGQTHVHAYLPELLKLIEEGLLRPEEIITHHMPLEEAAKGYEIFEKRQEDCRKVILVPGMTAVTE from the coding sequence ATGAAAGCACTCACTTATCATGGGCCGCACAAAGTCAGCGTTGATACGCATCCGGATCCGATAATTGAAGCCAGTGATGACATTATTCTGCGGGTCACCGCAACGGCTATTTGCGGCTCCGATTTGCATCTTTACCGGGGAAAAATTCCGGGTACCGGTCACGGTGATATTTTCGGCCATGAGTTTATGGGCGAAGTGGTCGAGACGGGGAAAGATGTCACGGCGGTCAGCCGTGGTGACCGGGTGGTGATCCCTTTTGTCATTGCCTGCGGCAACTGTTTCTTCTGTCAACTTGAACAATATTCCGCCTGTGAAACCACCAACAGCGGGAAGGGCGCTGCGTTGAACCGGAAAACCATCACGCCGCCCGCTGCGCTATTTGGCTACAGCAAATTATACGGTGGCGTTCCTGGCGGTCAGGCAGAATATGTCCGCGTTCCCAAAGCCAATACCGGTCCGTTTAAAGTTCCTCGCGTATTGTCCGATGATAAGGTTCTCTTTTTAACCGATATTTTGCCAACGGCCTGGCAGGCGGTTAAAAATGCAGAGATTAAAAAAGGGTCCAGCGTAGCGATATTTGGTGCCGGGCCGGTGGGTTTATTGTCAGCCGCCTGCGCGCGTTATTCAGGCGCAGAAAAAATATTTATGATCGACCATCATGATTACCGCCTCGATTTTGCCCGCCAGTGCTACGGCGTTATTCCTATCAACTTTGATAAAAATGACGATCCAGCCGCGTGGATTATTGAAAACACCGATAATCATCGCGGCGTGGATGCGGTTATTGACGCCGTCGGTTTTGAAGCCAAAGGAAGCCTGACGGAAACCGTCCTCAGCAATCTCAAGATTGAGGGCAGCAGTGGTAAAGCGTTGCGCCAGTGTATCGCCGCGGTGCGTCGTGGTGGCATCGTCAGCGTACCGGGCGTGTATGCCGGTTTCATCCATGGATTCTTGTTCGGTGACGCCTTCGATAAAGGCTTAACCTTTAAAATGGGTCAGACGCATGTGCATGCGTACCTGCCGGAATTGCTGAAACTGATTGAAGAAGGGCTGCTGCGTCCGGAAGAGATTATTACTCACCATATGCCGCTGGAAGAGGCGGCAAAAGGTTATGAAATTTTCGAAAAACGCCAGGAAGATTGCCGAAAAGTGATCCTGGTTCCGGGAATGACAGCCGTGACTGAATAA